The Vitis vinifera cultivar Pinot Noir 40024 chromosome 7, ASM3070453v1 genomic interval CAACGATTGTAACATATAGGATGTTCCATTTTGCATACCGTTAACTCCATGATTAGATTTATGAGCATGACTTTGGAAAAGTCACAAGGAAAAACTCTTACACATAACCCAATTTTCTTTGTCAATTGAATGGTACACTAATATtgtgatttttttctctctaatgaacatttttttatttgtctttttattgTATTAGGATGTAATTGGGGCATATTGAACCCACCTAGTCAAATGAATCATAACATTCAAAATGATTAACTATACATCGTCCTATTGcctaatttgataagataaatctACCTTTAAACTAAAATGATTATAATGTTATTGAAATGTGTACTTCCTAATCCCTATTGCCTAATTATATAAGATAGCTCTACGTCTGAATTAAAATGATTATATAATGTTATTGGAGTATTAGGTAAGATAGATCTATCACGTCCATACATGCTAAGAGCATGTAATAACTAATgatgaattaataattttatttgtcacAACCACTAAAGATTGATGAcggtggaaaagaaaaaaggaaaaaggaaaaaaaaacactttgcCTCCAACACCCACtccaaataaaataatgagaagTATATATCTATTTAAGACACtcaataaaacaacaaaaagttATCTCAAAAAATACAATTCAATAATGGAAAACAATATTATCATTGTGTGTTTTTTTCTACCATGgaattccataattttttttccattatgtaaatatttttatttaaataacttattattatttgttaggTTGTCACCATCTCTTGGGTTTGgcattacaaataaaatatttaatttttatggttttttcaCATGGTCTTTTGTATTGTCTCTCCATTTAAGAACAAGGATTAAGCTTGGATATAAAAATTTGGACATCTTGAAAATGGAATATATTGGATTTTGTCTCTTAGGAAAATGATAGAGTATCTATGCATGGGGATCTTGCGGATTAGATACCTTCTAAGTTCATAGGAGCTTTTGTCTTCAAAGATAGATTAGGTTTAGTAAGAAGGATCATCTTATATATGATTGAGTTAGGTCAAACTCGAGTTCTCTTGATTTGGGTTTAGGATGGCTTGGACCGCCCATATCAAGTTTAGGTAAATCAGTAGGGTGGTCTTGAAATTTAACTCTTTATCGAAACTTGGCTTTAAATCCAAGAAGTTAACAAAGATGATTATGTTTATTAAGGAGAAAAATACACAAAGCCTTGGAGCCCTTGGAATTTGATGATTCTACAATTACACCTAATGAACCCATATAGTCATTGGGCTAAATGGGCTGCACGCCAACCTGAATCTGTGTATCATATCATTGGGCTACGTGCAGCCTTTTGTTTGGTGGGCTTGGGTTGAGTGTTTCAGGCCCATTTTCAGTGTTATTCAATCTAAGAAGAAACTCATCACTTGAAAGAAGCTTTCGGAATGTGTGGGAAGAACAATACAAACAGCCCAATGTCtatgatttttctctttttatttatttaaattcaattatttctatttttcattttggtttTGTCCATCAGACTCATGGCGTTTTTTTCTTGGTAAAATATCTATAGTGCCACAGTGCTCATGGTATGGTATGAAAAGCTTTGCTTATAAGATAGGAATGTAAATGGGCCTTGTGGCTGGGCTTTGACTAGGGTGTATCCAACTTCTTGGTCCAACTCGGCCCAAAGTCCaacaatttgataaatataaatacatgGGTTAAGTTGGTGGTTACGTATGCCTTTTACTCATTCAAGAGTTTTAAATCCTATGCAAGTTACATAATTATAAGAATTTGTTTTGGGCTTCAATTCTTGGGCTGGGCTTTTCATTGAACCTGGTCATCAAAGTCCAATAACTAAATCAAGACCCTCTTATCATTCCATATATCCAAGAGTTGGGTGAGCCACAACCATAATATCAAGTAGGGTAAGACATAATTATAGTATCAAACTTTAACCATCAAATTGCCGCTTTAAAGAATTAGTCGATTATCTAATTGAATTAAACTAAACTGATGTAGGCTAATCCAATCGATTATAATCCATGAATTGAACCGAGTCGATCAAGATGGGTTGTGATGGGTGTCATCCATCTCGAATTTGCCCCGTTGTCATATGTATTCACAATAAAAAATTGCCACCAAACTCCCTCCTCTATGTGGGCCTATACAAACCCAAGTCACACTCGCTCCTCAGTGTCCTCATCAAGCCCAATAAATAACCACCAATCTCACGTGCATAGCACGTGCCCAATCACACACAACCTCATTTTAACCGCCACCTACCAAAGAAGAACAACAAGAAGCACCATGGTTTCTCTGAGGTTCCCATTCTCGTTTTCTCAGCCCCCAAATCCCCGCCACCGGTCCTCCAATTCCTTCTCTGCGGCCGCCACGGCATTTTCCGTAGCTGCAGCCTCTGGCGCCGCCGTCGCCGCCGCTGTCGCAGTCTCCCAGAACCCCATAAATCCATTTCTCCAAAACGCATTCAACTTCTTTTCCAATCACTCCTCCCCCTTTTGGGCCTCTCTCTCCATAGCTGACAATCCTTCTTCAGTCTCCGAATCCAAAACTGGGGTTTTGTTTCCCTCGATTTTGAACGATTCTCGGCAGCTTCTCGGAACTGGGTTGCGGAAAAAGAGTGTGTTGGGACTGAAGAACATCGATGTCTACGCATTTGGTACCGCTTTCCTTTACTACCATCTGAAATCTATCCaatgtttttcttcaattttgtgTTGCATTACTTGGGTTTAGTTGCATTTTCTGCATAATCCAGAACAAATTTAGTATCTAACAGAAGCAGCTATTGTATGACTTGTCTTAACCGCATTGCGAATTTTTAAGCATTGGGAGAAAATTTTGGTCGTATAGTTGAGGAGGAATGCTTTCATTGTGAATTTATTGATAGTCCTAGAACCATATTTGGAATTTGTAAGAGTGGAttctttttaatgtttgataCTCTTTATGGTTATTCTGGTGAACTGTTGCcaaaatcattgaatttttGCTTTTGGTAAGAATATCTGAGTTTTTGttgaatagaaatggctctGATGATAAAAAAGTTACCTTGTACCATAAGCAGCCTAGTAACTGTTAACACTGAAGTTCCAATCTAATGGTTCAGTTTCCATTCCATGCTTTAATAACTGTATGTCATATGTCATAGGCTTAGTGTGCGCTGCTCTTGGTTCTCGATAATTAGTATGTGGATGTTTGTAAAAGTTTAAGTAGGAACCGACTTTCATGAGTTTAATATGGATGGGTTCATCTTTTTGTTTGAGTCCATGACATtagaatggagaaaaaaaagatgCTCATTGTAAATCCTTGTTATAAATCTATCCCATGGTATGATcttgaaatacataaaaaaagatttatgaattatactttaaaaaaattatacctaTGTGTGAATTGGAAAAAATGGAATTTGGATATTATGAGCTGAAAGCTTGAATATACTAATTTATGTTGAGTAAAAATCAACAGGGCCACTTCTGCCACAAGGTATGTTCAACATGATTCGGTTTGTCTGAAGCATTCAACTTAATTTTGGGTTACATTTTGTGGTCTATTTCCAATTGAGTTTATCAAATTTCCTAAAGAACCATGTATCATTATCCTACATAACTAAGTTCTTTGACATGGAACATGTCCTAAGTCCACTATGACAAACACTTCTTTTTGGACCTCTTGTTCAATTACATTAACTCATTTATTTTCGGCACCCTCAAGACTATAATAACTTTTGCAAGTACCCCAATGTTGCAAGATTACATAGCCGGTGGTATCTGCACAATGTTATGGTTTATAAAAGCATTATGATACTATCACTATGAAACACAGGCTCAATGTTAGTCTGCAAATGTTTCCATTGTAACATCATTTGCCATCCACAGGTGTTTATGCTGATGATGGTGACTTAAAAAGATTGCTGAgtgaaaaatatggaaaattatCCTTTTCTGAAAGGAAGGATCTCAGTAAAGACCTTATGGAAGCTGATATATGCATGACTGTTAGACTTCAAATAGTCTACAGCAGATTGAGCATTCGTTCTGTCCGTAATGCTTTTGAAGAATCTGTAGGCAGCAGACTCCAAAAGCTTGGAGGATCAGATAACAAAGAATTGCTTCATAGGTAAATTATCTTGATATCTAATATTCCTAtcatttctttttaagtatCAACTGAATTAATGGTTATTGATTTGAATCATGAAGAGCTTTTGGATTTGGAGGGGAGTTTCATGTGGGATATTCTGGTGTCCATTTTTTGTCTGTCTGTTTTCCTGTAAATGACTGCATTCTGTTTTGCAATTTGTTTaggttgcattttttttatttttttttattttgtatgtaTGGTCAAttgcatatttttgttgtacttGCATCTTATTCTTATCAGTCCTCCACTAGTTCCTTACTGTGTCTTCATTATTCCAGTTCTGTTCTTGAAGTATCAGCTGGTGTGCTTTTTCAGTAGAATCATAAGAATCATTATTTGGATTTTGTGATGGATCATTGTTGAAGAAAATCAGATTGTGATAGATCATGTCTCAATTTATAAGAGAAATGTCAcatgttttctatttctcttttaGCCTAACAGCCAATTCTGTCGCAGGTTCACTTCCCAGTTTAAAGATGAATATAAAATACCCAAGGGATCTGTGATAGATCTATCAAGGGAACGGGGACATGTGCTCCGCACAACAAGTAAGACGTGGTTATCTTTTGtgttaatctttttaatttccaaaattatttgtcaaaaaactattttattttcttttattttgcttAATTGTTCAACTCTCATTTGCATTTAAATGGTAATCCATGTGAAGAACAACTGTAGTTGATTTGAACCAGATGACCCAACAAAAGATTTAAAACAAGGCACAGTGGGCACACTATGACATTATTGTCCATGATTTTTTCAGCTTTCTTAAAATCACATAGGTGGGAATTATTCTTGTTCTATTTTCACCTAATTTGATTGGAAGAATTCATCATTTGAAATGATATGATCATTACTAAAATCACCAGACGATACAAAGTAGATGTGTAGCCAAATGGACTTTGGAATTATATCATGGTGCTTAAAAAGGAGAAAGATGAATGGTTAATGGTTTAAAGGAGTTTCCGTTTGTGGATTAAGATTCTCAAATCCTCACTCTTCAGTGTGGACGGTACTACTAAGGTACATTCAAAAGCATTGTACTCTgcaaaatggactttggaataACTTgagctttttatttattcaagaTAATGCAACTACCCTGGCTCTTTAAAAGTAACCCATCATGTTTGGTTGAAATGATCGAAATGTCTTGTCAtatgttttttcctttgcaGTAATAATAATGCAAGAAACTTGTATATATTTAAcctttcccaattttttttttatttttgtttttgttttgtttttgtatgtAATCTCTGTAGTTGATGGAAAGGAGGTGGGGAATATCCAGAGCCAACTTCTTTGTCGGTCGATTTTAGATCTATACATTGGTGAGGATCCTTTTGATAGACGAGCCAAAGAAGAAGTTGAGCTCAAGTTGGTGTCTCTTCTTCAAAAGTAGGCAAGTGGCTACAGAAAATATGTGAAAGTACATTTGGAATGTTTATTTCTTGTAAAATTAAACAATTAGTTGAACTGCTTGTCATCCTATTGAGATGCATATTTCAGGGAAGGTGACCAAACTGTATGGCTTGTTTCAGTTCCAGGGTCTCACCATGTTGCTTTTTTGTTCTCAAGCCCTGGATTAATTTGTCTGATGTTGATATTATATTTCTTGAATTTCTTTGAGACCAAAAAAACCTGCCTCTTGACTGGGAAAAGGAATTGGAGAACTACAAATTTGAACACTCAAAAGCTCTTTCTGGAAAGAGTTTGAAGGGGTGAGATCCAATCATATTTAGGCCTCTCTTATTGACTTATTTTTGTTATAAGTTTTTGCATCATCCCCCCTTTACCACAGGCTCGGTATAACTCAAACTTATACCACCCTACTgaaatttaaccatttttatttctttaataccTCCTCATCAACTTTTAGTAGAAGCTCTTGGCTACCATAAGAAATGTTCTCTTGATCTCGGGGTCAATGCCGTCAGGGGAGTTTTGGAGCAGCAGCTGCACAATTTCATTTATGTCTGATTCCAGTCTAATGCTCACTTAACCGTCTTTTTCAGACTACACTCTCAAAGAATACTTTTGCAATATGAGAACTAATAGTTGGAGGATCACAGCAAGCAGCATAGTAGAAGCTCTTGGCCACCATCAGAAATGTTCTCTTGATTTCTTGGTTGATGCCACCAGGGGTGTTTCCCCGCACCAACTGCACAAGTTCTTGCTTGTctgattcaaataatttaagGCCCACAGTGCTGTCAATTTCAGGTTTATAGCTGCCATTATTTTCCTGAGGAAAACTATTGGAAGAAAGATGAAATTAGAGACATTAATAAAAgatccaaaaaaaatgaaaattgccATAAAAATGCTGCGCA includes:
- the LOC100257991 gene encoding fatty-acid-binding protein 1 translates to MVSLRFPFSFSQPPNPRHRSSNSFSAAATAFSVAAASGAAVAAAVAVSQNPINPFLQNAFNFFSNHSSPFWASLSIADNPSSVSESKTGVLFPSILNDSRQLLGTGLRKKSVLGLKNIDVYAFGVYADDGDLKRLLSEKYGKLSFSERKDLSKDLMEADICMTVRLQIVYSRLSIRSVRNAFEESVGSRLQKLGGSDNKELLHRFTSQFKDEYKIPKGSVIDLSRERGHVLRTTIDGKEVGNIQSQLLCRSILDLYIGEDPFDRRAKEEVELKLVSLLQK